One Clavelina lepadiformis chromosome 1, kaClaLepa1.1, whole genome shotgun sequence genomic region harbors:
- the LOC143453540 gene encoding multiple inositol polyphosphate phosphatase 1-like isoform X1, translating to MLSMAGKNIFGTLLPCSIILTFVLPVLEESPLLQLREKKTFNHLATKSPYTRRPISQFIDLKLWTASTVPNTYVPFHIDALYRHGTRFPSKSKLQAWWSTLTKLRSFDRKHKLKKSFMLWKRHFPHHRNYTLHKTGWNELTAHAEKVFKIAPKALCDVMNWKGSLLVMTSPKLRVLASANAFITKLQCLLEVCQRNTITNKACGKYKKRKILKDANNDRNGTVYYGKIPVSINAQLLRTFDNCSKYSNAVENNKTADFEHKKFLNSQVFQRTIAAVSYYFEKPITAPDVISLYQLCTFESALFEQYNICDLFTIESLQVMEYAADLKHYYKTGYGYDINFQLSCRLLQDIILRLDIALRKSETERNSSVVLRFGHAETLIPLLCFLNFYKDGIPLTADSFQLHRHMRLFRTGTFSPFAGSVMFLLYHSISEAHLPVKLAVISNDHLIKMPIANNCYFCDYNIVREYLYSLLAKFNCKQICHI from the exons ATGCTTTCCATGGCAGGGAAGAATATCTTTGGAACTTTGTTGCCATGTAGTATCATCTTGACTTTTGTGTTACCTGTGTTAGAAGAGTCACCTTTGTTACAGCTAAG GGAAAAGAAGACTTTCAACCATCTAGCCACAAAATCGCCTTATACTAGGAGACCTATATCACAATTTATAGACTTAAAATTATGGACTGCAAGTACAGTGCCaaat ACATATGTTCCTTTTCATATTGATGCATTGTATCGGCATGGAACAAGGTTTCCTAGTAAAAGCAAACTTCAAGCTTGGTGGTCAACATTAACAAAATTGAGATCATTCGAcagaaaacacaaattaaaaaaaagttttatg CTTTGGAAAAGGCACTTTCCACATCATCGTAATTACACTCTGCATAAAACAGGATGGAACGAACTTACAGCCCATGctgaaaaggtttttaaaattgcaCCCAAGGCACTATGTGATGTGATGAATTGGAAAG GTTCACTTTTAGTTATGACTAGTCCAAAATTAAGAGTACTAGCCAGTGCCAATGCCTTCATTACAAAATTGCAGTGCCTATTAGAAGTTTGTCAAAGAAATACAATAACAA ACAAAGCTTgtggaaaatataaaaaacggAAAATTCTCAAAGATGCCAACAACGATCGAAATGGAACTGTTTATTATGGGAAGATACCAGTATCAATTAATGCACAATTACTTCGTACATTTGATAACTGTTCAAA GTATAGTAACGCAGtggaaaacaataaaactgcAGATTTTGAGCAcaagaaatttttgaattcCCAAGTTTTCCAAAGGACTATTGCAGCTGTGTCTTATTACTTTG AAAAACCGATCACTGCTCCAGATGTGATCTCTTTGTACCAACtgtgtacttttgaatcagcACTGTTTGAGCAATACAACATCTGTGACCTTTTCACTATAGAAAGTCTACAG GTCATGGAGTATGCTGCTGATCTAAAGCATTATTACAAAACTGGGTATGGCTACGACATCAATTTCCAACTTTCCTGCCGTCTACTACAAGATATCATTTTAAGGCTTGATATTGCTCTAAGGAAGAGCGAGACGGAAAGAAA TTCATCAGTGGTTTTGAGATTTGGTCATGCAGAGACTTTGATACCATTGTTATGTTTTCTGAACTTCTATAAAGATGGAATTCCCCTAACTGCTGATAGTTTCCAACTTCATCGACACATGCGGCTTTTTAG GACAGGAACTTTCAGTCCATTTGCTGGCAGCGTTATGTTTCTGCTTTACCATTCTATATCCGAGGCACACCTCCCTGTGAAGTTGGCTGTAATATCAAATGATCATCTTATTAAAATGCCTATAGCTAATAACTGTTATTTTTGTGACTACAACATAGTACGAGAATACCTTTATTCACTTTTAGCCAAGTTTAATTGCAAACAAATATGTCATATATAG
- the LOC143450315 gene encoding dnaJ homolog subfamily C member 12-like: MINCLNCHRSSLLEMILIMAFLDEMLSFSNEPDYYDILGCNQLSNTEQIVTEYRLRAKKYHPDKNLDDPNTCEEFVKLQIAKETLTDPVKRKDYDTWKNSGLGISYQKWKSMRDSVKTSMHWAVNIRHEPMIESSEKTGESASANTASTLSTFSENEDYDASLAKNLRKFRNYEI; the protein is encoded by the exons ATGATTAATTGTTTAAACTGTCACAGGTCTAGCTTGTTAGAAATGATATTGATAATGGCCTTTCTAGATGAAATGTTGTCGTTTTCAAATGAACCTGACTATTATGACATTTTAGGCTGCAACCAACTTTCTAAT ACAGAGCAAATTGTTACAGAATACAGATTACGAGCAAAAAAATACCATCCAGATAAAAATCTAGATGATCCTAATACTTGTGAAGAATTTGTGAAGTTACAAATTGCCAAAGAAACTCTCACAGACCCAGTG AAAAGGAAAGATTATGACACATGGAAAAACAGTGGTCTTGGGATATCGTACCAAAAGTGGAAATCAATGAGAGATTCTGTGAAAACT TCTATGCATTGGGCTGTCAACATTCGCCATGAACCAATGATAGAATCTTCTGAGAAGACAG GTGAAAGTGCTTCAGCCAATACAGCATCAACATTGTCTACATTCAGTGAAAATGAAGATTATGATGCAAGTTTGGCTAAAAACCTTAGGAAATTTCGAAATTATgaaatttag
- the LOC143450307 gene encoding bifunctional heparan sulfate N-deacetylase/N-sulfotransferase 1-like, translating to MWRKLRKIASLRKIVLALIIVSLFGLFYSISQLTPTTFPVERQLPRLVLPPASECHNEMSNIRGFDQPLNKGNTSQTRQKILVFLRDGHTQLGRDVVTALESIRFKFNIQSGEIRNLPILIDDSKGRYALIIFEDIFMYFSLHQWNREMIDKYCLDFDVGIIYFLRGSKSRSKENDVVHNGPVGTFPLSYFNGVNLKDYQLNPQSPILRIARPGEIWQGFLPFSKNWALFKSDHSTYQPVSFVIQAGPDDVPQGNKGRKSRHRRAAVVANKDFPDAMAPDFSDKLVTVVHDTGQLDGIQRVIFGSGLTFWLHKVLFLDAISYLSHGKLVSPLERYIQIDIDDVFVGTKGNRMNADDVTALVNFQDKVRQTIPGFTFQLGFSGKFIFYGNEKETEGDRLFLKVHDRFAWFPHMWSHMQAHWFNNVTELCSYMDINARFAVRHHLNTSSHYAVAPHHAGVFPVHEQLYDCWDQIWNITTTSTEEYPHLRPDHKRRGFMYRDVKNLPRQTCGLFTHTMILDKYPGGPEALHDHINGGSLFLSFLYNQFNIFMTHLSNYGNDRLAIYTFDHAINFVRCWTNLKLLQVPPETMAKKYFDLYPDELDPVWLNPCLDKRHLEIWSTEKNCNQLPDFVVVGPQKTGTTALYWYLNMHPDVKSNLPSATTFEEVQFFSGKNYFKGLDWYVSYFPIPENNTILFEKSATYFDQAVVAKRLNALLPKKPVIAILLDPAKRAYSWYQHMRSHDDNTALQHSFYEVITAKREGSPQALISLQHRCLDPGFYAVHLDNWLEHLSAKQIIIVDGDTLKDNPVRAMQDLQEHLGFKSTIDYSKLLKYEKKKGFYCQILKSGKTKCLGKSKGRQYPEMDDQSMNYLRHYYSDANRKLLQMLQSINKPIPLWVLEQVNSQH from the exons ATGTGGAGAAAGCTAAGAAAAATTGCAAGTCTTCGCAAAATTGTTCTTGCATTGATTATTGTATCTTTATTTGGATTATTTTACTCAATTTCCCAACTTACGCCAACCACATTTCCTGTGGAGAGACAGTTACCTCGTCTTGTACTGCCTCCTGCTTCAGAATGTCACAATGAAATG AGCAATATCAGAGGCTTTGATCAACCTTTAAACAAAGGTAACACATCTCAAACGCGACAGAAAATACTTGTGTTTTTGCGTGACGGTCACACTCAG CTTGGACGAGATGTTGTCACTGCACTAGAATCTATTCGATTTAAGTTTAACATACAAAGTGGTGAAATAAGGAATCTGCCCATTCTTATTGATGATAGCAAG GGTCGATACGCGCTTATAATTTTTGAAGATATTTTCATGTACTTTTCGTTACATCAATGGAATCGGGAGATGATAGATAAATATTGTTTGGATTTTGATGTTGGAATAATATACTTTTTACGTGGATCTAAAAGTCGTAGCAAAGAAAATGATGTTGTACATAATGGACCG GTTGGCACTTTTCCACTGTCTTATTTCAATGGTGTAAACCTGAAAGACTATCAACTTAACCCCCAGTCACCCATACTCAGGATTGCAAGGCCAGGAGAGATA TGGCAAGGATTTTTACCCTTTTCAAAGAACTGGGCTCTATTTAAAAGTGATCATTCAACATACCAGCCTGTCAGCTTTGTGATCCAGGCAGGTCCTGATGATGTGCCACAGGGTAACAAGGGCAG GAAATCCCGTCATCGGAGGGCTGCTGTTGTTGCCAATAAAGACTTTCCAGATGCT ATGGCGCCCGACTTTTCAGATAAATTAGTGACTGTTGTACATGACACTGGGCAACTTGATGGAATACAACGAGTCATCTTTGGAAGTGGTTTGACATTTTGGTTGCACAA aGTTTTATTCTTGGATGCAATAAGCTACCTGTCACATGGCAAACTAGTTTCCCCACTGGAGCGGTACATTCAGATTGACATTGATGATGTTTTCGTTGGTACTAAAGGAAACAGAATGAATGCAGATGATGTTACG GCTCTTGTCAACTTTCAAGACAAAGTACGTCAAACGATTCCGGGTTTCACTTTTCAGCTGGGCTTTTCTGGAAAGTTCATATTCTATG GAAACGAAAAGGAGACAGAAGGGGATCGTCTTTTCTTGAAAGTTCATGACCGGTTTGCTTGGTTTCCGCACATGTGGTCTCATATGCAGGCCCATTGGTTTAACAATGTCACAGAACTTTGCAGTTACATGGACATTAATGCTAGATTTGCCGTG AGACATCATCTTAACACCTCATCACATTATGCTGTTGCTCCCCATCATGCTGGAGTGTTTCCAGTTCATGAACAGTTGTATGATTGTTGGGACCAAATATGGAACATAACTACAACCAGCACAGAAGAATATCCTCACTTGAGACCTGACCATAAAAGAAGGGGTTTCATGTACAGAGATGTAAAG AATTTGCCAAGGCAGACATGTGGATTATTTACCCATACTATGATATTGGATAAGTATCCTGGTGGACCCGAAGCCTTACATGATCACATAAATGGAGGATCgctatttttgtcttttctttATAATCAG TTCAATATCTTCATGACACACCTGTCAAACTACGGCAATGATCGTCTTGCAATTTATACGTTCGATCATGCGATCAATTTTGTCCGGTGTTGGACCAATTTGAAGCTGTTGCAAGTTCCACCTGAAACTATGGCGAAGAAGTATTTTGACCTTTATCCGGATGAACTAGATCCAGTTTGGCTG AATCCTTGTTTGGATAAAAGACACCTTGAAATTTGGTCAACTGAAAAGAACTGTAACCAGCTTCcagattttgttgttgttggacCACAGAAGACAG GTACAACTGCTTTGTATTGGTATTTAAATATGCACCCTGACGTCAAAAGCAACCTACCAAGTGCTACTACCTTTGAAGAAGTTCAATTTTTTAGtggaaaaaattactttaaaggACTGGACTG GTACGTGAGCTATTTTCCCATTCCGGAAAACAACACCATCCTTTTTGAGAAAAGTGCAACATATTTTGATCAAGCTGTCGTTGCAAAACGATTGAATGCTCTACTGCCAAAGAAACCTGTCATTGCCATTTTGCTTGACCCAGCTAAAAGAGCATACTCATGGTATCAA CATATGAGGTCACATGATGACAATACAGCACTCCAGCATTCTTTTTATGAAGTTATCACTGCCAAACGAGAAGGAAGCCCGCAAGCACTTATTTCTCTTCAGCATCGATGCTTGGATCCTGGATTTTATGCTGTCCATTTAGACAATTGGTTAGAGCACTTGTCAGCAAAGCAG ATAATTATTGTTGATGGTGACACGTTGAAAGACAACCCAGTCAGAGCAATGCAGGATTTGCAGGAACATCTTGGATTTAAAAGTACCATTGATTACTCAAAGTTGTTAAA gtatgaaaagaaaaagggGTTTTATTGTCAGATTTTGAAATCTGGTAAGACCAAGTGTTTAGGAAAAAGCAAAGGCAGACAATATCCAGAGATGGATGATCAG aGTATGAACTATTTGAGACATTATTATTCCGATGCcaacagaaagcttttacaaatgCTACAGTCAATAAACAAGCCTATTCCTTTATGGGTTTTAGAACAAGTTAACTCACAGCATTAA
- the LOC143453540 gene encoding multiple inositol polyphosphate phosphatase 1-like isoform X2, producing MFPSKSKLQAWWSTLTKLRSFDRKHKLKKSFMLWKRHFPHHRNYTLHKTGWNELTAHAEKVFKIAPKALCDVMNWKGSLLVMTSPKLRVLASANAFITKLQCLLEVCQRNTITNKACGKYKKRKILKDANNDRNGTVYYGKIPVSINAQLLRTFDNCSKYSNAVENNKTADFEHKKFLNSQVFQRTIAAVSYYFEKPITAPDVISLYQLCTFESALFEQYNICDLFTIESLQVMEYAADLKHYYKTGYGYDINFQLSCRLLQDIILRLDIALRKSETERNSSVVLRFGHAETLIPLLCFLNFYKDGIPLTADSFQLHRHMRLFRTGTFSPFAGSVMFLLYHSISEAHLPVKLAVISNDHLIKMPIANNCYFCDYNIVREYLYSLLAKFNCKQICHI from the exons at GTTTCCTAGTAAAAGCAAACTTCAAGCTTGGTGGTCAACATTAACAAAATTGAGATCATTCGAcagaaaacacaaattaaaaaaaagttttatg CTTTGGAAAAGGCACTTTCCACATCATCGTAATTACACTCTGCATAAAACAGGATGGAACGAACTTACAGCCCATGctgaaaaggtttttaaaattgcaCCCAAGGCACTATGTGATGTGATGAATTGGAAAG GTTCACTTTTAGTTATGACTAGTCCAAAATTAAGAGTACTAGCCAGTGCCAATGCCTTCATTACAAAATTGCAGTGCCTATTAGAAGTTTGTCAAAGAAATACAATAACAA ACAAAGCTTgtggaaaatataaaaaacggAAAATTCTCAAAGATGCCAACAACGATCGAAATGGAACTGTTTATTATGGGAAGATACCAGTATCAATTAATGCACAATTACTTCGTACATTTGATAACTGTTCAAA GTATAGTAACGCAGtggaaaacaataaaactgcAGATTTTGAGCAcaagaaatttttgaattcCCAAGTTTTCCAAAGGACTATTGCAGCTGTGTCTTATTACTTTG AAAAACCGATCACTGCTCCAGATGTGATCTCTTTGTACCAACtgtgtacttttgaatcagcACTGTTTGAGCAATACAACATCTGTGACCTTTTCACTATAGAAAGTCTACAG GTCATGGAGTATGCTGCTGATCTAAAGCATTATTACAAAACTGGGTATGGCTACGACATCAATTTCCAACTTTCCTGCCGTCTACTACAAGATATCATTTTAAGGCTTGATATTGCTCTAAGGAAGAGCGAGACGGAAAGAAA TTCATCAGTGGTTTTGAGATTTGGTCATGCAGAGACTTTGATACCATTGTTATGTTTTCTGAACTTCTATAAAGATGGAATTCCCCTAACTGCTGATAGTTTCCAACTTCATCGACACATGCGGCTTTTTAG GACAGGAACTTTCAGTCCATTTGCTGGCAGCGTTATGTTTCTGCTTTACCATTCTATATCCGAGGCACACCTCCCTGTGAAGTTGGCTGTAATATCAAATGATCATCTTATTAAAATGCCTATAGCTAATAACTGTTATTTTTGTGACTACAACATAGTACGAGAATACCTTTATTCACTTTTAGCCAAGTTTAATTGCAAACAAATATGTCATATATAG
- the LOC143444130 gene encoding uncharacterized protein LOC143444130 — MYRIRPPSRLEDSNSDNDASNHWESDQSKPKRKKLFLQHSTPPPVVPEMPNTQERSANTSFSTPILVASSVTSQETDVQASASHQLPTERERPSTILLLERIWGQVKQNSVMLQSLHRQFVEGQIPSTSSVEHFNLPIDSFEDFDRVESLLAEKSQAHVFISYLETIGGITAKDVISMMLSKLLTCELATNCNSMGKGHKTGMHSSQLAKAVIDAAKKSGIKEAESICEIKKWLKNASDREGGRLKRMKNKMDKERKDEATHRQLYFMNFDSSSTSDDSG, encoded by the exons ATGTACCG AATTCGACCTCCATCTCGACTTGAAGATTCAAATTCTGACAATGATGCCAG TAACCACTGGGAATCAGACCAATCCAAACccaaaaggaaaaaattgtttttacaacattCAACACCACCACCTGTTGTTCCAGAAATGCCTAACACCCAGGAAAGAAG TGCAAATACTTCTTTTTCAACACCCATTTTAGTTGCAAG TTCTGTGACTTCTCAAGAAACTGATGTACAGGCAAGTGCGTCACATCAATTGCCCACAGAACG TGAGAGACCATCTACTATTCTCTTACTTGAAAGAATTTGGGGacaagtaaaacaaaacagtgtAATGCTCCAGTCTCTTCATCGCCAATTTGTGGAAGGGCAGATACCGTCCACTTCTTCGGTGGAACACTTCAACTTGCCGATAGATTCATTTGAGGATTTTGATAGGGTGGAATCACTGCTAGCAGAGAAATCACAAGCGCATGTTTTT ATTTCCTATCTAGAAACAATAGGTGGCATAACAGCAAAAGATGTTATCAGCATGATGTTGAGCAAATTGTTGACCTGTGAACTGGCAACCAATTGTAATTCGATGGGAAAGGGTCATAAGACAGGAATGCATTCATCACAACTCGCAAAAGCTGTTATAG ATGCTGCCAAGAAATCGGGTATTAAGGAAGCAGAGAGTATCTGCGAGATCAAGAAATGGTTAAAAAATGCTAGTGATAGGGAAGGGGGACGGCTAAAAAGAATGAAGAACAAAATGG ataaagaGCGGAAAGATGAAGCCACGCACAGACAATTGTATTTCATGAATTTCGACTCATCTTCTACAAGTGATGATAGCGGATGA
- the LOC143453564 gene encoding UDP-N-acetylglucosamine transferase subunit ALG13-like, whose amino-acid sequence MSVFVTVGTTSFETLIETVTSKLIVQTLRTLGYKNLTVQYGRGIYEVEEVSCSQFSVTGYRYKSSILDDIENADLVISHAGAGSCLEVLEARKPLIVVVNEKLMNNHQFELAKQFYQDGHLLYCTCSTLASTLKDMDLSSLKPLPPPKTSQCVLHIKEHFGLS is encoded by the exons ATGTCTGTGTTTGTCACAGTCGGAACAACCTCATTTGAAACTCTAATTGAAACAGTAACAAGCAAACTAATTGTACAG ACGCTGCGAACTCTAGGTTACAAAAACTTGACTGTGCAGTATGGAAGAGGAATTTATGAGGTGGAAGAAGTATCATGCTCACAGTTCAGTGTAACAGGATATCGATATAAAAGCTCCATTCTGGATGACATAGAAAATGCAGACCTTGTTATTAGTCATGCTG GGGCTGGAAGCTGCCTGGAAGTTCTTGAGGCTAGGAAACCACTGATCGTTGTTGTAAATGAAAAGTTAATGAACAATCATCAATTTGAATTAGCCAAACAGTTTTATCAAGATGGTCATTTACTCTATTGCACATGCAG CACCCTTGCTTCCACGTTGAAAGATATGGACCTTTCATCACTGAAACCTCTTCCACCGCCAAAAACATCACAATGCGTGCTCCATATCAAAGAACATTTTGGCTTATCCtga